Proteins encoded by one window of Cannabis sativa cultivar Pink pepper isolate KNU-18-1 chromosome 4, ASM2916894v1, whole genome shotgun sequence:
- the LOC115714883 gene encoding putative clathrin assembly protein At4g40080: MGRRGTKLRDLVGAIKDKASQSKAAIFSRPNTLSLLRATTHNLHAPPNPKHLAAVLAFGHSSRATASAAVEILMDRLQNTGDASVALKCLVAVHHIVKFGTFILQDQLSVFPLHGGRNYLNLSRFRDNSSHVTWQLSTWVRWYAEYIENLLSTSRVLGFFLGSSSSATEEERVSACWTSDLIKEIESLASLLERICAQPELDMSLNGNRLVGDIRGLVGQDYLSVVNEVSIRVTEFGERLSCLSFVDSVELMCAFRRLENCRERLQLSSNLVKKDLSESFWDLIREIKEKVGQEKEAREDNLVVALRKDKGTESARFGDRVLKVDNSVRFSSGRFASNYMSSLPFVGST; the protein is encoded by the coding sequence ATGGGGCGGCGCGGAACGAAGCTGCGGGACCTCGTGGGAGCAATCAAGGACAAAGCATCACAAAGCAAAGCCGCGATTTTCTCTCGACCCAATACTCTCTCCCTACTAAGAGCCACGACGCACAACCTCCACGCGCCGCCGAACCCCAAGCACTTAGCGGCAGTACTAGCATTCGGTCACTCCTCACGCGCCACCGCATCAGCGGCCGTGGAGATCCTGATGGATCGGCTCCAGAACACGGGAGACGCATCCGTGGCTCTCAAGTGCCTGGTGGCCGTCCACCACATTGTAAAATTCGGTACCTTCATTCTCCAAGACCAGCTCTCCGTTTTCCCCCTCCACGGTGGTCGGAACTATCTCAACCTCTCAAGATTCAGGGACAACTCTAGTCACGTGACCTGGCAGCTATCCACGTGGGTCCGCTGGTACGCTGAGTACATCGAGAACCTACTTTCCACTTCCCGGGTCCTCGGATTCTTTCTCGGGTCGTCGTCTTCCGCCACGGAGGAGGAGCGAGTTTCGGCGTGTTGGACCAGTGATTTGATTAAGGAGATTGAGTCGCTGGCGAGTTTGTTAGAACGGATCTGCGCGCAGCCCGAGTTGGATATGAGTTTGAACGGTAACAGATTGGTGGGCGATATTAGGGGATTGGTGGGTCAGGATTATTTGTCGGTTGTAAACGAGGTGTCGATCCGAGTCACTGAGTTTGGTGAGAGACTGAGTTGTTTGAGCTTTGTCGACTCGGTCGAGTTGATGTGTGCTTTTAGGAGATTGGAAAATTGCAGAGAGAGGCTTCAATTATCGTCTAATTTGGTGAAGAAGGACTTAAGTGAAAGCTTTTGGGATCTGATTCGTGAGATTAAGGAGAAAGTCGGGCAGGAAAAAGAGGCCCGGGAAGATAATTTGGTGGTGGCGTTAAGGAAAGATAAGGGTACTGAGTCGGCTCGGTTCGGGGACCGAGTTCTAAAGGTCGATAACTCGGTCCGATTCTCGTCCGGAAGATTTGCCTCCAATTACATGTCTTCTTTGCCATTCGTGGGCTCCACGTAA